In one Alphaproteobacteria bacterium SS10 genomic region, the following are encoded:
- a CDS encoding NAD-dependent succinate-semialdehyde dehydrogenase, translated as MDTIDTTSLRLKLNDPELFRSQAYVDGAWIDADSGATFEVTNPSTGEVIGTVPNLGKAETDRAIAAANAAWPAWKAKPAKERGAILKNWLGLLMEHQEDLARLMTLEQGKPLAEAKGEIAYAASFVEWFAEEAKRTYGEVIPTHMADRRIMVTKEPIGVTAAITPWNFPTAMITRKAAPALAAGCPMVVKPAEATPYSALAMAVLAERAGLPKGLLSIVTGSASGSIEIGKALCDNPIVRKLSFTGSTEVGRILMRQCSDTVKKVSFELGGNAPFIVFDDADLDAAVEGALVCKYRNAGQTCVCANRIYVQDGVYDAFAAKFAEAVKGLKVGDGFTEGVDVGPLIEMAAVEKVEDHLADATSKGAEIMAGGARDEHGELFFQPTLLSGVTQEMKVAREETFGPLAPMFRFKTEDEVISYANDTEFGLAAYFYARDIGRITKVSEALEYGMVAVNTGILSTEVAPFGGVKQSGIGREGSHHGIDEYLEIKYTLIAGL; from the coding sequence ATGGATACCATCGACACCACTAGCCTGCGTTTGAAGCTCAACGATCCAGAGCTGTTCCGCAGCCAAGCCTATGTCGACGGCGCGTGGATTGATGCCGATAGCGGCGCAACCTTTGAGGTGACCAACCCCTCAACCGGTGAGGTCATCGGCACGGTACCCAATCTGGGTAAGGCCGAGACTGATCGTGCCATTGCCGCGGCCAATGCCGCCTGGCCTGCCTGGAAGGCGAAGCCAGCAAAAGAGCGCGGTGCCATCCTGAAAAACTGGCTGGGCCTACTGATGGAGCATCAGGAGGACCTGGCCCGCCTCATGACGCTGGAGCAGGGTAAGCCACTGGCTGAGGCCAAGGGTGAGATTGCCTATGCCGCCAGCTTTGTTGAGTGGTTTGCAGAAGAGGCGAAGCGTACCTATGGCGAGGTGATCCCGACCCATATGGCTGATCGTCGGATCATGGTGACGAAGGAACCAATTGGCGTCACCGCCGCCATCACGCCCTGGAATTTCCCAACCGCGATGATCACCCGTAAGGCAGCGCCAGCACTGGCCGCTGGTTGTCCGATGGTGGTGAAACCGGCTGAGGCGACGCCATACTCTGCGCTTGCCATGGCGGTTCTGGCCGAGCGGGCCGGTCTGCCGAAGGGCCTGTTATCGATTGTTACCGGCAGCGCGAGCGGCTCGATTGAGATTGGTAAGGCGCTCTGCGATAACCCGATCGTCCGCAAGCTTTCCTTCACCGGTTCCACCGAGGTTGGTCGCATTCTGATGCGCCAATGTTCGGATACGGTGAAGAAGGTGTCGTTTGAGCTGGGCGGCAATGCACCCTTCATCGTCTTTGATGACGCCGATCTTGATGCGGCGGTTGAGGGGGCGCTGGTCTGTAAGTACCGGAATGCCGGTCAGACCTGTGTCTGTGCCAATCGCATCTATGTTCAGGACGGTGTCTATGATGCCTTCGCGGCCAAGTTTGCCGAGGCGGTTAAGGGCCTCAAAGTCGGTGATGGCTTTACCGAGGGCGTTGATGTTGGCCCGCTGATTGAGATGGCGGCGGTTGAGAAGGTTGAGGATCACCTAGCTGATGCCACTTCCAAGGGCGCTGAGATCATGGCCGGTGGCGCGCGGGATGAGCATGGAGAGTTATTCTTCCAGCCAACCCTGCTGTCCGGTGTGACCCAGGAGATGAAGGTTGCCCGTGAGGAGACCTTTGGCCCGCTGGCGCCGATGTTCCGGTTCAAGACCGAGGATGAGGTGATCAGCTATGCAAATGATACCGAGTTTGGGCTGGCCGCGTATTTCTACGCCCGCGATATCGGTCGGATCACCAAGGTTTCTGAGGCTTTGGAGTATGGCATGGTGGCGGTGAATACCGGCATTCTGTCCACCGAGGTGGCGCCATTTGGCGGTGTTAAACAATCCGGCATCGGTCGTGAGGGTTCACATCACGGCATCGATGAATATCTAGAGATTAAGTACACGCTGATTGCCGGCCTCTGA
- the gorA gene encoding glutathione-disulfide reductase: MADNARKFDFDYFVIGGGSGGVRSARIAAQHGAKVVVAEDRDMGGTCVNRGCVPKKYMVFAGQHARAFQDAVDYGWEHEGGKPAFNWPKLRDAVNGTTDVISGKYQSGLDGVKATTFNAHARVTGPNEVTVGNQTVTAEHILIATGGVPSMPDMPGVEYAISSDEIFHLPEFPKRLVVAGGGYIALEFASIFNALGSDVTVIYRGPEILKNFDHDLRQQLTEDFLASGIKIHFNTTIPKIEKEGDTLKVHLTDGDVLDADQMLFAIGRRPRIAGLGLDEVGIETNEAGAIKVDEHYRTNIPSIYAVGDVTDRVNLTPVAIREGHWLADQLFGPEGRNKIDYAMVTTAVFTTPELASVGLSEQEAVDAGFDVEVFRTRFRAMRYTLGGNQPWSMMKLVVDRDSDRVLGVHMLGENAAEIIQGLAVAVTLGATKAQFDATVALHPTVAEEFVTMREPAASTLKERRQAAE, encoded by the coding sequence ATGGCTGATAACGCCCGCAAGTTTGATTTCGACTACTTTGTCATCGGTGGTGGCTCTGGCGGTGTCCGCTCCGCCCGCATCGCTGCCCAGCATGGCGCCAAAGTCGTGGTGGCAGAGGACCGCGATATGGGCGGTACCTGCGTCAATCGCGGCTGCGTACCAAAGAAGTACATGGTTTTCGCTGGTCAGCACGCCCGCGCGTTCCAAGACGCCGTTGATTACGGCTGGGAGCATGAGGGCGGTAAACCAGCGTTCAACTGGCCAAAGCTGCGCGATGCCGTAAACGGTACGACCGATGTTATCAGCGGTAAGTATCAATCCGGCTTGGACGGTGTGAAGGCGACAACCTTCAATGCCCATGCCCGGGTCACTGGCCCTAACGAAGTGACAGTCGGCAATCAAACCGTCACGGCTGAGCATATCCTGATTGCTACTGGTGGCGTCCCCTCCATGCCGGATATGCCGGGTGTTGAGTATGCCATCAGCTCTGATGAGATCTTCCACTTACCGGAGTTTCCGAAGCGGCTTGTGGTTGCTGGTGGTGGTTATATTGCCCTAGAGTTCGCCAGCATATTCAATGCATTAGGCAGCGACGTGACAGTGATTTATCGGGGTCCTGAGATCCTGAAAAATTTCGACCATGACCTGCGCCAGCAGCTGACTGAGGACTTCCTCGCCAGTGGCATCAAAATCCACTTCAACACCACCATCCCGAAGATTGAGAAGGAAGGCGACACGCTGAAAGTCCATCTCACCGATGGTGATGTGTTAGATGCTGATCAGATGCTGTTTGCCATTGGCCGCCGCCCACGTATCGCAGGCCTTGGCCTCGATGAGGTTGGAATTGAGACCAATGAGGCTGGCGCCATTAAGGTTGATGAGCATTACCGAACCAATATCCCGTCAATCTATGCGGTTGGGGATGTGACGGACCGTGTAAACCTAACGCCGGTGGCGATTAGGGAAGGGCACTGGCTTGCCGATCAGCTGTTTGGACCAGAGGGTCGAAACAAAATCGACTATGCCATGGTCACGACCGCCGTCTTTACCACGCCTGAGTTAGCCTCGGTTGGCTTGAGCGAGCAGGAAGCTGTTGATGCTGGCTTTGATGTAGAGGTGTTCCGCACACGGTTCCGTGCCATGCGCTACACCCTTGGTGGCAACCAGCCTTGGTCCATGATGAAGCTGGTCGTGGACCGGGATAGCGATCGTGTGCTGGGCGTTCATATGTTGGGCGAGAATGCCGCTGAAATTATTCAGGGTCTGGCGGTTGCCGTTACCCTAGGCGCCACCAAGGCGCAGTTTGATGCGACGGTGGCCCTGCATCCGACGGTGGCGGAGGAGTTCGTCACCATGCGTGAGCCCGCGGCGTCCACCTTGAAAGAACGCCGCCAGGCAGCCGAATAA
- a CDS encoding 3-deoxy-7-phosphoheptulonate synthase class II translates to MTVENWNPKTWRNHKAMQMPDYPDPAALQAATDTLAQQPPLVFAGEARSLKRDLARVAMGEAFLLQGGDCAESFAEFSADNIRDTFKVLLQMAVVLTFAGSMPVVKVGRLAGQFAKPRSSDNETIGDETLPSYRGDIINALPFDEASRVPDPNRMVKAYHQASATLNLLRAFAQGGFADLHKVHQWNLGFVSDSPAGDRYRDLANRLDETLRFMEACGITSKTTQSIRETDFYTSHEALLLPYEEALTRVDSTTGDWYDVSSHFLWIGERTRQLDGAHVEFLRGVKNPIGLKVGPTMTPDDLMRMIHVLNPDNEPGRLTLITRMGHEKLADELPKLVERVRDDGRLVVWSCDPMHGNTIKAESGYKTRPFERIMTEIKAFFAVHRELGTHPGGIHIELTGQDVTECTGGAEEITDAALASRYRTHCDPRLNANQALEIAFQVAEELVQVRRPQATPEVAAQ, encoded by the coding sequence ATGACCGTTGAAAACTGGAACCCAAAAACCTGGCGCAACCATAAGGCGATGCAGATGCCGGACTATCCGGATCCAGCCGCCTTGCAAGCTGCTACCGACACCCTGGCCCAGCAGCCGCCACTGGTCTTTGCCGGTGAGGCCCGAAGCCTGAAGCGTGACCTTGCCCGCGTGGCGATGGGGGAGGCGTTCCTGCTTCAGGGCGGTGATTGTGCTGAGAGCTTTGCTGAGTTCAGCGCCGACAACATCCGCGACACCTTTAAGGTGCTGCTGCAGATGGCGGTTGTGCTGACCTTTGCCGGTTCCATGCCGGTTGTGAAGGTTGGGCGCCTTGCGGGTCAGTTTGCAAAGCCGCGTTCGTCTGACAATGAGACCATCGGTGATGAGACGCTGCCCAGCTATCGCGGCGACATCATCAATGCACTGCCGTTTGATGAGGCATCCCGCGTTCCCGATCCAAACCGGATGGTAAAGGCCTACCACCAGGCATCCGCCACGCTGAACCTGCTGCGTGCCTTTGCTCAGGGTGGTTTCGCCGACCTACATAAGGTTCACCAATGGAACCTGGGATTCGTCTCTGACAGCCCTGCCGGTGATCGTTATCGTGATCTCGCCAACCGTCTGGATGAGACCCTTCGCTTCATGGAAGCCTGCGGGATTACCTCAAAGACAACCCAGTCGATCCGTGAGACTGACTTCTACACCTCCCATGAAGCGCTGCTGCTGCCTTATGAGGAAGCGCTGACCCGTGTCGATAGCACCACCGGCGATTGGTACGATGTCTCCTCACACTTCCTCTGGATTGGTGAGCGGACCCGTCAGCTCGACGGTGCCCATGTTGAGTTCCTGCGCGGGGTGAAGAACCCAATCGGCCTGAAGGTCGGCCCTACCATGACACCGGATGATCTAATGCGCATGATCCATGTGCTGAACCCGGACAATGAGCCTGGCCGCCTAACCCTCATCACCCGTATGGGCCATGAGAAGCTGGCTGATGAGCTGCCGAAACTGGTTGAGCGTGTGCGTGATGATGGCCGCCTGGTTGTCTGGTCCTGTGACCCGATGCATGGCAACACGATTAAGGCTGAGTCTGGTTACAAAACCCGCCCGTTTGAGCGGATTATGACTGAGATTAAGGCTTTCTTTGCCGTGCACCGTGAGCTTGGTACCCATCCGGGCGGTATCCATATTGAGCTGACTGGCCAAGATGTGACCGAGTGCACCGGCGGTGCTGAGGAAATCACCGATGCCGCACTGGCCAGCCGCTATCGCACCCATTGCGATCCGCGCCTGAATGCCAATCAAGCATTGGAGATTGCGTTCCAGGTGGCTGAAGAGCTGGTGCAGGTACGTCGTCCGCAAGCCACGCCTGAGGTCGCTGCGCAATAA